The Acidobacteriota bacterium genome segment ATGTCCCGGCTTTGAAAACCCTGGGACGGCGGCCGCAGTCTCCAGGCTGCATCCGGCCGGATGTTTTCGGTTTCCGGCGGCGAAACGCAGGCAGGATCAGAAATGCCTGTGACGAGTCACCGCCACCGGCTCAGGTGATCGGGATGCTGGGGAGGCTTCGGGCATATTCCGATGAGCGAATGAAAGGATATACCCAATGACGACGACAATTAAAATGCTCGCAAAAACTGCGATTCTCAAGTTCGCTTTCTGCGTATGTCTTCTGCTTGTGGTCTCGGCGCCGGCGGCGTCAGATACTTTTTCGATCCAGGCCCGGGGCGCCTATTTCATTCCTTCGGAGGCTGTTTTCAAGGACATCTACGACGGTGGCGTTGTTTATGGCGGAGAAATCTCCCTGAAAATTTCGGGAGGCTTGAGCCTCTGGGCCGGAGGGAGCTATTTCAACAAATCCGGCGTGCTGACGTTTACCGAAGAGTCTACGACCCTTCAGCTCATTCCCATCTTTGGCGGGCTTCAGTACAAGATGAACTTGTCCCGCATCAGTCCTTATGTCGGCGCCGGCGTCGGGTATGTCCTCTACAAGGAGGAAAACCCCATCGGAAAGGTCGAGGATGGCGGCCTCGGATTCATCGGGAAGGCCGGCGTTCAGGTTATGATTGCCGGCCCGCTTTTCCTGGACGTCCAGGCGAGCTACAGCGTGTGCCGGGTCATACCCGGCGACATCGAGGCGGACCTGGGCGGCCTTAAGGCGGGCTTGGGGCTGGGGTTGCAGTTTTAGGGAGGGGCTCATCTCCTGTGCTTCCCTATACCCATGTCATCTTAACAAGGTTCAACCTGGGGATGCGGGAAAATGCTGCCCCCTTCATATCGCTGATCGAGCGGATTCGGCCGGATCGGCCGCTCCGCTCCATTGCCGGCTGCCTGCCCCACAGCAAGATCGCCGCCCGTTTTTCAGGGATCATGAATATCCGTTCGACCCAGGCCTGGCTGTAGGTCATCCATGACCGGAATCTCCAGGTCACAAAGACTTGGGGGCGCCGCCGGGTCAGGATCGCTGGTCTTCAGGAGTCTTTTGAGCTTGGGTATGAAATCCCGGCTGTCCGCGAACCTGCGGTGGCCCTATGGATCCAGAATATCCGTGCCCGGGCGGAACGCCTGGTGATCGATACCCTGAGCGAAGATCTGAAGATGAAGATCCGCCGCTGAAATCTCCCTGTCGATTTCGTTAGATCGCCTGCGGGATCACCGCCTCGGCGTCGGCCTTGATGCCGAACCAGTCCCGAAGCGCATCAACCCGGTCGCGGTTCTCCCAAGTGAATTCCGGGAGTTCGCGGCCGAAGTGGCCGTAAGCCGCCGTTTTGCGGTAGATCGGCCGCCTCAGGTCGAGCATGTCGATGATGCCGCGCGGCGTAACCTTGAAGATCCTGCGGACGGCCTCCTCAACGGCCTTTTCCGAAAAGCGGCCTCTCCCATTCATATTGATCATCAGCGACACCGGCTCGACGACCCCGATGGCATAGGCAAGCTGAACCGTGCACTGGTCGGACAGTCCGGCGGCCACGACGTTCTTGGCGATGTAGCGAGCCATGTAGGTCGCCGACCGGTCGACCTTGGTCGGGTCTTTGCCTGAGAAGGCGCCGCCCCCGTGGGGGCATGAGCCGCCGTAGGTGTCGACGATGATCTTCCGGCCGGTCAGGCCGGTGTCTCCCTTAGGACCGCCGATTTCGAAACGGCCGGTCGGGTTGATGAGATATTGGATATCGGCCGCCCGCCATCGCGGGGAAATGACCGGTTCAATGATCTCGGCGATCACGGCGTCACGAATCTCGGCGTTGGAGACTTCAGGGCCGTGCTGCGTGGAAAGAACGACCTTGGCGATCTCGACGGGACGGCCTCCGGAGTAGCGGACGGTGACCTGGGATTTCGCGTCGGGACGGAGCCAGGGAAGCCTTCCGGACTTTCTGACCGCGGCCTGGCGCTCGACGAGCCTGTGGGACATCGCGATCGGCAGGGGCATGAGCTCGGGTGTTTCCGTCGTCGCATATCCGAACATCAGGCCCTGGTCTCCGGCGCCGATTTCGCCCTCTTCCCGGTCGACGCCCATGGCGATGTTATCGGATTGACGGCCGAGCCGAAGAAGAACCCGGCAGCTTCCGCCGTCCAGGCCGTAAGCCGGATCGGTGTAGCCGATATCTTGGATGCAGCCGCGGACGACGTCCTCGTAGGGGATGGTCGCATCCGTCCGCAGCTCGCCGGCCACGACGGCCAGATTTTCCGTCAGCAGGGTTTCGCAGGCGACTTTCGCGTAGGGATCCTCGGCGAAAATGGCGTCCAGGACGGCATCCGAAACCTGGTCGGCCATTTTGTCGGGATGGCCCTCGGATACGGATTCCGATGTGAAAAGAAATTCCTTGCTCATAAAAAGACCTCCTCGTAACTCGATATCTTCCTGGGAGGTCCCGCAAGGCGGGAGACCGGGGCGCGCTTAGGGCAACAAAAAAACCCGCTTCCTCGATCAGGAGAGCGGGTTTCCGCGCTGGACAATTGGTTGCCGCGTGCGCTTTCGCGACCACATCCCCGTCTTGCGACGGGAAAGCACCTCGGTTGTCCGTCCCAGGTTGCCGGGCCCGACCCCGAGGGGTCGAACCTCTCCTGATGCAGGCTTCACTATACAGGGAATGCGTTGGTTTATCAAGAATTTTTTCAATATTTTTTCGCGCCCGTTTTTTAAAGAAATCGATCTAAACATTCTTTTTAGCGGCTTTTATCTCGTGTTGTGATTGTGTGAGATTGACCTCCTCTCGACTTCGGCGCGCTTGTGCCGTCCTGGGTCTTTTGCTATTGTAATTTCTTGATATTGTGAGCTTGAGCCGTTCGGAAGAAAGCTGATGCCATGTTTAAATCATGCAGTACGGGAATGTCGTTTCCCGGTTGCTTTTTCTTTAGCTTGGAGACTTCCGCCGGGCACAGGGAGTATTCCGGAGCAAGCTGTCGCGTCGGCAAGCGGGCATGGATTCGCGACACGGGGTTGAGGAGAGATTGATCGACATGTCCTTTTCCTCCGTCCCCGGCTTCCACGGGAAAATTCTGGACGTAGACCTCACGAAGGGGGATGTCGTCGAAAAGGCCCTCGATCCCGATTTCGCCGCCGATTACTTGGGCGGACGCGGCATGGCCGCGCGCATCTTCTATGACGCGGTCGACCCGGCCTGCGATCCCCTCAGTCCGGACAATGTCCTGGTCATCGCCGCATCCCCTCTCATCGGCACGAACGCCCCCACGGCCGGCCGGGGCCACATGGTCTTCAAGTCGCCTCTCACCGGCGTCATGGGGACGTCGAATTCCGGCGGAACCTGGGGCGCCGCCTTCAAGGCCTCGGGATACGACGCCCTTGTCATCCGCGGCGCATCGCCCGCCCCCGTCATGCTGGACATCCGGCCGGGGAAGGCCGGACTTCGCCCGGCCTCCCACATCTGGGGAAAAGACGTCCACGAAACGACGGCGCTCCTGGAAAGCGAGGCCGAGCCCGGCAAGCCGCTCAAAACCCTCTGCATCGGGCCGGCCGGTGAAAACCGGGTCCGCTTCGCCGCCGTGGTCAACGACCGGAACCGCGTCTACGGCCGCGGCGGTGCAGGGGCCGTATTCGGCGCGAAGAATCTCAAGGCGATTCGGGTCGCGGGCGCGGAAAAAACCACCCTCCGCGACGCCGAAGCCTACGCATCCGGCTACAACCAGGCCCGCGATCTCCTGAAGCAGGCCCCGGTCACCAAGCGTATCCTGCGCGAACTCGGCACGGCCGGTCTCGTCGAGCTCATCAACCTCATCGACATGCTGCCCCGCCGGAATTTCCAGGACTGTGTCCATAGGGAAGAGGACGTCGCCAGGATCTCCGGGGAGACCCTGGCCCGGACGATTCTCGAGCGGGCCGGGGGATGCAGGCTCTGCCCCATCGGCTGCCAGCGCCACACCCGAGTTCCCGGGCGGAACGGATGCGAACAAAAAGGCGAGGGTCCCGAGTACGAAACCGTCGTTCTCATGGGGCCGGTCTGCGATATCTACGACCTCGAAGCGATAACCCGGGCCAATTATCGCTGCAACGAGCTCGGCCTGGACACGATCAGTTACGGCGGCACGCTGGCCTGCGCCATGGAGCTCAGCGAGAACGGCCTTCTTGATTCCGTCCCCGACCCAAACCAAGCCCTTCGTTTCGGGTCCGCCGAAGCCCTGGAAAACCTTGTCCGAATGACGGCGCTTCGCCAAGGCCTCGGCGCGAAGCTCGCCGAGGGCTCCCACCGCCTGGCCGAATCCTGCGGTCGACCCGATCTCTCCATGACCGTCAA includes the following:
- a CDS encoding outer membrane beta-barrel protein, producing the protein MTTTIKMLAKTAILKFAFCVCLLLVVSAPAASDTFSIQARGAYFIPSEAVFKDIYDGGVVYGGEISLKISGGLSLWAGGSYFNKSGVLTFTEESTTLQLIPIFGGLQYKMNLSRISPYVGAGVGYVLYKEENPIGKVEDGGLGFIGKAGVQVMIAGPLFLDVQASYSVCRVIPGDIEADLGGLKAGLGLGLQF
- the metK gene encoding methionine adenosyltransferase, with protein sequence MSKEFLFTSESVSEGHPDKMADQVSDAVLDAIFAEDPYAKVACETLLTENLAVVAGELRTDATIPYEDVVRGCIQDIGYTDPAYGLDGGSCRVLLRLGRQSDNIAMGVDREEGEIGAGDQGLMFGYATTETPELMPLPIAMSHRLVERQAAVRKSGRLPWLRPDAKSQVTVRYSGGRPVEIAKVVLSTQHGPEVSNAEIRDAVIAEIIEPVISPRWRAADIQYLINPTGRFEIGGPKGDTGLTGRKIIVDTYGGSCPHGGGAFSGKDPTKVDRSATYMARYIAKNVVAAGLSDQCTVQLAYAIGVVEPVSLMINMNGRGRFSEKAVEEAVRRIFKVTPRGIIDMLDLRRPIYRKTAAYGHFGRELPEFTWENRDRVDALRDWFGIKADAEAVIPQAI
- a CDS encoding aldehyde ferredoxin oxidoreductase family protein, producing the protein MDSRHGVEERLIDMSFSSVPGFHGKILDVDLTKGDVVEKALDPDFAADYLGGRGMAARIFYDAVDPACDPLSPDNVLVIAASPLIGTNAPTAGRGHMVFKSPLTGVMGTSNSGGTWGAAFKASGYDALVIRGASPAPVMLDIRPGKAGLRPASHIWGKDVHETTALLESEAEPGKPLKTLCIGPAGENRVRFAAVVNDRNRVYGRGGAGAVFGAKNLKAIRVAGAEKTTLRDAEAYASGYNQARDLLKQAPVTKRILRELGTAGLVELINLIDMLPRRNFQDCVHREEDVARISGETLARTILERAGGCRLCPIGCQRHTRVPGRNGCEQKGEGPEYETVVLMGPVCDIYDLEAITRANYRCNELGLDTISYGGTLACAMELSENGLLDSVPDPNQALRFGSAEALENLVRMTALRQGLGAKLAEGSHRLAESCGRPDLSMTVKRLEIPAYDPRASYTQALGYATSPSGACHLRGGYAVSLAFFGGAREIPRFSRLQSPIAIRNMQNIGIIQDSLGICRFTGYAFSVDPWARMLGGVLGRRVSVSELEEAANRIASLERLFNCEAGATSADDDLPPRFADEPILVAGKERRVSREDMEAMKADYYKARGWDAEGRPTPKTLAALRIMGRKR